Part of the Callospermophilus lateralis isolate mCalLat2 chromosome 8, mCalLat2.hap1, whole genome shotgun sequence genome, ATCCCGGTAAGTTGTCAAAACCTGCCCAGAAAGGAAGGAAACAGAATGGgtagaggagagtttgttttctaGTGCCCTCTCACCTATAGATTCAGAACTATCtatgaagatgggagggcagagtaATTTCTTCTATAAAGAGAGCTCCTAGCACCTGCTgcttattttcattcattcttcttatGTCAGGAGCTTGAATTCAGTAGTGACTGACTAAATATTTGTCGACTTTGCCTGCCGGCCAAGTTCGGGGAAATCCGGGATTATGTTTTCTAAACATTAGCAAGTTGATTTTTCAAGATGGAGTCCAAAATGAATGTTCCGTTTTATTATACCTCTCTTGCAAATGCTCCTGTAACTTTTTAGAAAGTTGAATGACTCCCCGGCAGCTGCTCTAAAGTCTCATTTAACAGAGCCCTTGAAGCAGACTGTCCATAACCCCTAGGAATTGTGCCACAATGTGTTAGCTGTTTCCCAAGCTGGGAAGGGGGAACCACAGTCTCTCTGATCCCTCTTAACTCGTGCATTTGGCTTGTAGTTTTGAACCATTGGGTCGCATGAGATTGGATCATGGAAAGGAGTAGACCCTGTGATGGAGTAAGTTATAAAATCTGGCATGCATCTCCGGTTGATTCCCAGCTGTCACTCACCAGTCATGGTTTCTCTTCATTTGACTGATGAGGATAAAGAGCTCCTGGGAACTGGGCTCTGGCTGGGAGCGACGTTGCCTACAGGAGGGACGTTGCCTTGTGTGCCTTAGGAAGGCAAACAGCTGACACACACCAAAGCTCTGGAGTGAGAGTctgtttttgtcagctttttcatcactgtgaccaaaagacagtGTAGAGGAGAAGAAGTTtactggggctcacagtttcagaggtcccagtccctggatggccagctccattgctctgagcccgAGTTGAGGCAGCACACCTTGGGGAAGGGCACaggggaggaaagcagctcatgacaggcaacaaggaagcagagggagctctgctcaccaggaacaaaatataaacaccaGAGACCCCGCCCGCAGTGccctatctcctccagccacaccctacccacctttgcttcccacccagttaatccgttttggtggattaatctactgatcaGGCCACAACTCCTAATCTGATCATCTCACCTCTGAAAATTTTTTCATTGCctctggggacacctcatatctaatccATAACAGAGTGCCTCTCTGAGATGAGGTGGTGGATGGGTGCAATATTCTTTATGTGCCTCCAGAGATCCAGGGCCTGGGACCCTATGTTGAGCCAGAGGCCTCTGTACAGTCACAGGACGACACCTGTGTGGACTGCAAAAGATCAGTGGGCTTTTGATGAACTCTTTCCCAAGCCCTTGCTCCACAGTCTTCCTTatacagaatattttaatatcagtGACTTCTTGGAGGAAGTCCTAGCCCCGGGACAAACAAACAGAATAAGAACTGCTCTTAGACTATTAGATGTGTGTGTACGCACGCacgtgtgtgtgttttccttttaactttttattttgacatgatTTCAAGCTGAAAAAACTTCAAGAAAAAATCCAAAAAAATCCCATGTACCCTCCATGCCGAACTCCTAAATATAAACATttaccttttttgttttatttttctttcggtCTACACACTCTCTCTTAACACACACATATGTGCTTTTTTTTCTGGATCATTTTAATGAGTTATAGATATTATGATCCTTTGCCACTAAATACTTCactgtttttttcctaaaaacAAGAACGTTCTTTGATATAGCCTTAATACATTGGTCAAAATCAGGAAATTAGCTGATATGGAACTATTACCTGATCTGCAGACTTCATTCACACTTCTCCCACTTGTGCTAATAATGAACTTTTAGCAAAAAGATTGTGTAGTGCATTCAGTTATCACATCTCCCTCATCTCCTgtaattctctttattttttcataaggctgcactttctttttccctttggcagtaccaaggatggaacccagggcctcacacatggtaggaaagagctctaccactgaggtccaCGCTCAGCCAACATGACTTTGTAAGGAGCACTAAGCAGAGTACTGACAGTTGTCTCAGTCCATGGTAAAGACACCACTGCAGCCTTGAGCATGGGCAAGGAGATCCTTTGAGACTGAACATCCTGTTCTCCTCAAACTTTCACCCACTAGACCCCACGTCCATCCATGGTTCTTAACTTTTATcagttattatgatgatgatcatCGATTGGCAGTTGTTCGAGTCCTTTCTTCCTTGTATGTTTGTTGGCTGACTTTCTACTTGTAAAGCTTTCCCTTCCCCCATTTCCACTTATCTCAGTGCCCTTGTGAACCATGCAACGGGCTGTAGTCCTTTATATTAGTAGTATTGATTTTGATGCTCTAATGGTTCCAGACATGGCCAGTAGAAGCCCATGAGCTGACTCTCAGATCTTTTTACCTGGACCTTGTCATTCTTCAAGACCACTATTTAAAGGCAGCCCTTTCCGGGTGAGTTGAGCCTTTTTCTATATTCCTTGCCTTCCTGATGAATACTCAGGCAGTTCCTCTGCCTGGTTAGAAAATTCCTGGCTCTCCCTGGTCTCCCCCTGCCAAGTCCCCATTGCAAAACAGGATTTTCCTACCAGGAGGCTCCATAAGTAACTGATATGAATTAGCATGGCCATCTTCAAACACAGGACTATTTCATTTCAGCCAAATACTCAGGAAAGAGTCAACCCCCCCTGACCCTGCACTCCAGGAGCAGGCGGGCGCCAGCAGCCCACAGACACAGTCACCCTAATGGTGTTTGTTTTTCCCCTGTGTAAACCAAGCGATGATTGCGAAGGATTTGCCCTTTGCTTCCCTGTTGCTTTCCCAAAGAGAAAGCAAATTTTGATTCTGCTTAGCAATAAAGGGCACCCAACAACTCCGTTTGTAACTTTAGGCTAGCCGTTGCTAAAAGGACAGCAGAGTAGGAAGCTCACAAACGGGTCCTTTGGGGCTCAAACTTACTTCAAAAGAGTGGGTATTTTTGCCATCACCGTGTTCTCAGGTAGGATGAGGAGTATATCCCTCGTTGCACCTGGAAGTAGGAAAACTTCTTGCTAAAAGGAAGATGTGGATGTAGGAGTGACGTATGAAAAGGGAAATGAATTGAATTTGATTTGACACATCGTATAAGGAAGAATGATTGTAGATACGGGCATGCTGGGGCCGGGTGTGAATACATTAGTCCCCACCCTGCTCACCAGCTGGTCACACAACCTTGGACGTTAAAGCCTGTGGAGAGAAGGAATGTCTCTGGGGAAGGAAAATGCggggtggtgagagagggcagaaACTGGAACCAGGAAGAGGCTGTCCCCACCAAGCTGCAAAGGCACAGAAGCATGGCCCGCAGGTATGGAGCAGGTCTGCAGGAAGCCCATGTGGTATGCCcttggtgggggggtgggggagaaaCCAGACTGAAACTGACCCTGAAAGGAGGAAAACTTTCTGAACAACTTGGgattgcatggctttgaaaagcaATACAGACCTTGTGGTTTTCCAAGGTAGGAGGGAGCCTGAAAGCCACAGGTAATGATAAGAAGCAGGGAAGAGGTGGGTTTTAAATTAGGCTGATAAGTCCTAGCAGTATATTTTGGTGCAAGTTGCTCTATGGCCTCCGCCCCAGCAGCAGAAAGTGGGGAATAGGCTTTCTAACTCGGGGCTCTCTAGTTCCCAGGTCCATCTTGCTCAGCCTCTAGGGAGCTGGGAAGGGGAGGTGAGCCAGATGTGGTTCAAGATGCACCGCCCTCTCCCCTCATCTCCTGCCCTCCCTCCACCTGGCCtgccctcccttctcctctcctgccctccctccctccgtccTTTCTTCCTCAGGTACAGCTTTTGAACCCActactattaatattttatgatTGATATTTTATGATTAATATTTTATGATTGCTTCAGTCACATCATTACAATCCACAGTAGGTCTCTCCAATTCTTCTAAGTcccctctttccttttctttgaacttttctttactagctatcctcctgcctttaaaaaataataataattcattcattcattaggtCCAAGACAAACAAAGGTACTTGGAAAGGGTTGGGAATTCAGAGCTGGTTGTGGAGCTCCAGGGCAGGAGTAGAGAAGGGGAGGAGTTGGGAGAGGGAAAGAGATGCAAGTGTTACTTTTTAATCTGTCCTGTTTATCCAGGTGAGCTGTGAATTACTAGCAGGAAATAGGGGCATGGGGGGGAGCTGCAGCTGGGAACACAGCCTCAGGCTTTGAAAATGGGTAATTTAATTGAGAGTGCTCTGGAAAAGTGCAAGGTTGTACACATATATTCCTAGCTCAGCTCCCCGgtgatttttctctctctctctgaaaccaCAACCATCTTCACATTTGAGGTTCATGTCTTTCAGTTGGTGTCACAGTTGATAGATATGTATCACCTGGCCCTCATTCCAGAAGCAAAGCTACTTGGCAGTGTTGATGCTGTAGCTTGTATGCATATGTCACAGCAGCTGAGTCACATCTTCCATGGGGGCAAGGCTTGCATGTTTTTATAATTGCTGAATATGCTGTATCCATACAAGGCTAGGTAATATACTGGTCTTTGCTTATTCTGACTACGAACTTATGTATCCCCCAACAACACTGTGGGGGATGAAGTGCCTGAGGCCCAAAGGTACACAGTGAGTAGGGGGCAAAGCTGGGCTGGGAACCAGGTTTTCTTTCTCCAGAGCTTGCCCTCATAACTCCTGAGTGACATGGTTGGCACAAACTGAAAATGTCCCCATTGGTCATAGAGAAACAAAATGCTTACAAGTCTTGCTCTCCATTTTAAGCCACATCTATTAGAAACCCCAAATATTTTACTAACTGTCCCCAGAATGTGAGACGCTATCCTAAGTGCTAAGGGATTGGGCATGAGAAAGCACTTCCCTCATTGAGCTAATTTCCTCCTGAAAAGATGGATCAGAATCACATCTATAACAAAATGTCCAGTAGTAGCATTGGACATGctggaaagaaaaatgaaggaCAATCAGAAAGACAATCAGGGTGACaagaaatgggggggggggggcagatggcccagtgaactcttttatagattTGTTAGCCTTCCCAAGAAGACTTCCGCAAGGGATTCTGTGCCCAAGAACGCACTGACTTGGGTATGTGGTCGTTTTCTGGGTACTTGAAAAGTTACTAAAAGATGAGAGGGTTAAAAGCAACAGAAGTTCACCCTCACGCTGGAATGAGCTCACGGTACTAGAGCAGCCAGAAGTCTTGAAATTGGTATCACTGGGCTGAAATCAAGGGCCACACTCTTTCTGAGGTTCCAGAGTGAATTTGTTCCTTGTCTCTGCGACCAAATCCCCACCTTCCTCTCAAAAGCATTTGTAATTGTCTTTTGAGTCCACCCAGCTCATTGAGCAAGTTTCCACATCTCAAGATTTATAACTTCAGCACATCagcaaagacttttttttttttttttttttttgccatgaaaGGTAACATTCCCATACTCCAGGAATAGGGATGCAGATGTCTTTCAGGGAGACGGTTTTCACCCTACTACAGGATGGTGTTTATGGATTTCATTTTTCAGTGCAGTCATCTAGTTCCCTATGACCAACCAACCAATCTAtgcttcttaaaaattaaaatttaaaaaaaaaaatgtcttttgatGCAAAGGTTTGTGCTATAGCATCCTCAGGAATCCATCCATAGCTGAAAAAGGGAGGAGAAAGACCAGGGAGGCAGTGCCAGCCCACAAATGAGCCTTCTTCCTAGTGAGTGTGTCCTTAAAGACAAGGGCCTGGGGCCGTGGGTGGTACTGTCCGAAGGCTGTAGATGTTGGAAATGAAGAGTAACTTAGCGATCCTTGAACACTGATTTTTAGGGTTTTCGGAGCAGACCAAAATGGCCAATTTTTCATGAAGAGAAGATTTGGTTCAGAGGGAAAAGATGGAGTGAATCCAGTTtgagaaggggctggggacagTGGGCCGGTGGGCAACAAGTCCAGTTTTACCAGTAAGCCCCAGGGAATGTCTATGACCTGAGAAAGAATAGAGTCATGAATCACAGCTGGGATGTCATCAGTGAGCTGTGGAGGaggtctgttcacctcacaggacATAAAGcaagagtggaggaggaggatccaGGGACCCAACTAACTCTTTAGTGCCATCccccccccaatgacctaacttcttcCCTCTAGGACCCATCTAAAGCTTCCATCACCAATAGTGCCACAGACTGGAGAACAAAGCTTCACATATGGGCCTCTGGGagccatttaagatccaaactactatccaggcatggtggtccatgcctgtcatcccagcagctcaggaggctgaggcaggaggatcgcaagttcaaagccagcctcagcaaaagtgaggaactcagcatctcagtgagaccctggctctaaataaaatacaaaatagggatggggatgtggctcagtggtcaagtgcctgtgagttcaatccctatactacacccccctccaaaaaaaaaaaagatccaaactACTACAGCACGCTTTCATGCTAGAGGAACTGATCTCTGGCAAGGAACCCTCTCAAAACCTCTTCTGCCTCCTGTTTCTGCACAGTGGGCTTTGCCCCAGTAAGATTCTTATGTCCTCCATAAAAGGCACTGGACTAGACAAAGACACAGGTCCCTTCTCTCTATGGCATTGTTCCatgcacatgtccctcatctgtaAAGCAGGAATGGAATGGATAACTCATAGTGTTGGGAAAGGGTCAGGCACAGAGGCAAGTGTTAGCACCATCTGGGAACTTTGAATGGGAGATTTCAGAGACATGGAGTTACTCGGGGGAACCAGCGCCTTCCCTCATCAATGTGTTATCATTTTGCCACaattttcaactttttaaattttgagcatCTAAGAAGGACAAACAAACTTATTCCTACTCACATATCATTCATAATGTTCTCTCCCTTCTACACTTTCTTTTCCAGATGGTAACAAAAAAATAATCCAGATGGGGTGCAGGTGCTGTAAAATGATACAAAGGTAAAGTTGAACAAAGACTTCTTCTAAATGGAGGGATTTTTGATCATCATGAAGCTGCTTTCAAAAACCATGTATATAACATCAattcaaaaataatgaaaataaagaacATGCATGTGTTCAGGGCCTTGGGGCATGATCGATATTGCCAATGCCTCAAGTGTAAGGCCCTGTTTGGGTGACACTTAGAGGAAATGTGGCCTAGATTTTTAAGCTTTTCTTGCTCACTGCTCAAAACATGCTGGGAACATCATCATTCTCTGAGACTTAAATTTGGTTTGGGCTCAACTGACATGAGAGAGTGTCAACATAAAAGAAAGCTTGAGCTTCAGAGTATACCTGAAATAGCATCACTAAAAATGAATCCCCCAGACCCACAAGGTGCCTATAATTTTGTTCATAATACATTTcataaatttttgtgtaacattaaCTGTCAGGAGCAACAAATTAACTGAAGATCTTGCTTCCTTAACAAATAACTCTGCTTTTACTCAATTCCAAACACATATAAATTTTATTCCTCTGTCATTATTTGATGTTTGGagttttaaaacaatatttattaAAAGTCCAGTCAGTCCTCCACATTCCTGCTTCTATACCCCCGGAGTCAGCCAATCACTcatcaaaaatattcagaaaaaaatgacaTCTGTACTGAACTGTGCAaacttttttcttgttatttcctAAAAAGTCTAAACTATCTGCAGAGCATTTATGTTGCATTAGGAATAGTAAGTAATCTTGAGGTGATTTGAAATAGAAGGGAGGCCAGATGCAAATACAATACCATTTTATACGGGAGAAGAGCATCCAAGGATTTTGGTATCCAAGGGGATCCTGGAACCACTCCCCCAACAGACCCTGTGGAACaaaggtgttttgttttttttttttttaatgccactATATAATCTTCATACTTATCATTTTAATGATTGCATACAATCCCATCAGGGAGATAAACCATCAATAAGATATTTAACCCCTTATTAaatatctttttacttttttttctttttaaagattttttttaagatggacacaatgtctttacttattttatttatttttatgaggtgctgagaatcgaacccagtgcttcacatgtgcgaggccagcgctctgcctctgagctacaaccccagcccctgttgtatcttctttttattttaaattttcacatATCACTTTGTAGTCTACCTCTACCCTCCTTTGGGACCTCTGGTTAAGCTCTCCTGCTAAGGGtagcatattttttttaagaggggggggggagagagagagagaattttttaaatatatatatatatatattttagttttcgcTGGACactacatctttatttatttatttatttatttatttattatgtggtgctgaggatcaaacccagcaccccgtgcatgccaggcaagcgcgctactgctcgagccacatccccagcccagggtaGCATATTTTTATACCAACTATACCTATTAGAGTTAGACACACTTATCTGGGGTTAAAAGCATAATCACAAGAACTAATTCAAGTCCCGCTCCTCCATTAGGATACAAACTGGCTGATTCCTCTCTTTTCGCCCCCAGCTATCTCTTCGATCCTGTTCCAGTGGCCTCCCCGGGCTACATCAATGAAGTCAGCAGCTGCAAGTTGGATGAAGATGACCCTGTGAAATTAAAAAGCAATCAGAGCAGCGAGATCCTGGTGCATAAAAATGTCCCTGCAAGTGAGGGCTTCAAGAGGACGGAGGGTAGAGGCCAGAGAGTGGGTCCCCAGGAACCCTGCTGGCCTCACCAAGAGCCGCTCCCGCAGGAGGATGCAGGAGGCGGACGCTGGGAGGAGAAGCCTGGCAGTGCGGTCAATGGCGTGGGCCCCACTGCAGCTCTGCAGCCCACCAGGAACCCCAGGTCCCACCAGAGGGACAAGGGCTCCAGGGCCAGTCCTACAGACAGTGTGCACCCCACTCAACCCTTCCTTGAAGGAGGGGACACCAGGACACTGGACTGTGTGCTGCCAGCCTTGGAAAAGACCCAAGTCGTCCAAAGTGGGGACTTTGAAGTTCCTTCGAAGGTGGAAAGTTTTGCCTTGGAAATACAAGGTCATGACCTCCAGATACCAACCCCGGATTACCCTCAGCTGTGGGGCACAGCCGTACACAATGTGGATCATGAAGAAAAGGATTATCTTTTCAAGAACCCCCAGGAGGGTGAGCCTCTGGCGGGAATTCTTCCCAGGGTGGGCGAGCATGGTTTGAACGTGCCCTTCCCCAGGAGGAGAAGCTGGGACTCATTAAATGAGGCCGTGACCACAGAAGTTCTAAGCGTCTACTTTAAAGAGCAGGGTCCTGTCACACCTGTGGCCAATTCCAGAATTGAACAGGAGGAAACGGATGGTTCTGGTGGAAACAGGGATGGGGAGGTGGTGGACGAGGATGCGGCAGTGGCAGAAGCCCTCGCGGCATTGGAAGCTGCTACTGCAGGAGAAGACTTGGATGAGGCAGATTAGAGGAGGGAAATGGTGCAGGCAAGACAGCTAGTGTCATGCTGAGCAAGTGGAGAGGCATTTGCTCCTTGGACGTGCAGCTGATCCTTCTGCCAGCACACCCCCAGGTATAGCTGGCCAGGTGTTCACATCCAGCACCTGTTCCAGGGGTCAGCATTGTGCCATGCCACCTGCTAAATATTTGGAGCCTCACTCTGTGTAAATAAGCTACCATTGAGGAcactaaaataaaaatcagagtgGGCTTCTGTATCCACATCCACAACAAATGCAGATATTAAATAGCTGCTTGCCAGTCCTCCATGGTCTCCAGAACATCTGGCACAGATGTCCATGAGGATGCTCTGAAATGCCAACAAAGGCACACAAGCATGGAGCATTCTGTCCAACTGCAGATTCTTGACCCTACTTTCAATTGCCAAACATTGTACCCCACCCAGAAAAGGTAGCTTTCTGCTTAAAGTGCCTACGGTGTCCCCAGAACATGGCTTAACTTCAGGGACAAACACCCAGGGAACTAATAACTGACCCCTTGTTGGATGGTGAGTTAAGCTCGGCAGCTCTCAGGTGAGCTGAGCCAACCAGCAAACACGTGGGTAGGCATCAGCCGTCATCTTAACCCACCTTGACCTTAACTTTTTTACATTATTACTTTTTAATCTCCTTTGGGATTGGGGAGGGTGGccaaaataattcttaaattttgtcATATTTGTGTTTTAAGTTTATGAGTTTTGGAACAGTAAAGCCATATAAGGAATATTTTTATGCCATTAAACTGATTCTGAATACAATAGATAGCATGCGTGTCTGTCTGTCTTGACTCAAAGGAGGGTCTAACTTTCCCAGACTGAGTATCACTGAGTGACTCTATCTCTTTCAACTTGACTGTAAAGTTACAGTCAAGGAAGAGGCCAAGTTGATTTATACTCTCCGTTCCTCAAGTTCAAACTCTGGATACTCTGATGACCTGTGTGATATGACCTTAAAATGAGCAAGTGCACTCTAGGTTTCAGCCTTCTGATTTATAAGAACAAGAACAGCATTCTGACACTGTGCCTTGGAGAATTTAGAGAGGTTAAGATGGTCAAAACTATCTAGAAAAAATATTAGCCTAGAATATGTTTTGGTTTGGTCTTTTGTAACATGGGCCCTGCCACTAATCTCACCAGACagctctcttttctctttgcctGTCTGTTAAtggaaaatataataataatatgtgTTGTAAAAAATATTGGGCAAGTTGGGCTGGGGTTCtgtctcaatggtagagtgcttgcctagcatgtgtgaggcactgggttcgattctcagcaccacatataaataaataaataaaataaaggtccattgacaactaaaaaaaagattaGGCAAGTGTTTAGtatagtgcctggcacacagtaggcactcaaAAAATGATATTACCTAAaagtaaattcttttaaaaatcttttatatCCTCACAACTGAAAACTCTAATACTGTGAAGGATTTATAACATCACTGCTTTATTTTAGTAATTACTCACCATAAAACACAAATTTCTGAGCCTTCCAGCACCTTTAAGGATGACACGCTTACCAATGCCTAGCGAGCGGCCATACCTGGGTTGTTTGGAGTTGCAATGACAAGCCACCTCCACATATGAGGCCTCTCAGAACCCTTAACAGGTAAACTGTCGACCTTGTGAATTGCATTGAAGGTGTATGCTGCTGGATTTATTACACCAAATGTTTAATATTTCAGAGTGTACATGATTTCAActctttcccaagttcatcagttGGAATTATGTTCAGCTGCATGGGATAAATGGCTTCTAAAAGCAGAGGtttctgggaaaaaaaagaaaaattctgggGATAGCAGTCCAGGCTGGTGGAGCATCCTGTGCATCAGCAATTTGGCTTCTTTTCGGTCCAAAATGTGAGGGCAATCTGGCTGTGACAGATGTCACTCCATTGATCGCCAGGGTAACATTCAGCTGATGTGGCTGGCTAGGCAGGTGTCCCCTTCCACCCTCACCACTCCATGTGTGTCCCTCCCAAAGATGTGGGCTCAGCCAAAGAGGACGAACTTCCCCAATAGATAGAGGAGGACCCTTCTTCTATCAAGGGTATGCAAATAGCTGCCCTCCCCTGCTAGAACCTCCAAATAAGCTCTGCAAATGACCTGCCTCTCCATGATTCAAATTGGTCCATGCTCATGGTTTCCTCATTGTCCAAAATGGCGGCTATGGCTCCAAGTCATTACATTTGCTTTCCATACAGGAAAGAATAAAGGTGTCAAAGATCACACTGTCTATTAAGAACCTCCCCAAAGTATAATTCAACCCTTCCACTTTTACTTCATTGGTCAATATCTGGTCACTTGGCCACATCTAACTGCAAAAGAGGAAAGTCATCAGCCCAGTTGTGTACTTGGCTTTCTCAAATAAACACGGGATGTTTATTTTGTACCGAAAAGGGGGAGAGTGGATGTTGAGTTTTGAGGTGGCCAACTTACAGTCTCTGCCACAGCAGATCCTCAAAACCCAAAAGCCTGGGAGAGAGCTGGTTGGCAAAAGCTGGAAGATTGTGTTCACATTGACTGTGGCACAGAAGGGACTTTAGCCTATGATTCAGGGAAGTAAGGACTGGACAGCTGCCACCATCCCCACACCCCTCTAGCACCTCCAAAACAGATGCACCATCCTTAGCCAGTTTCCTCACACCTCCAAAATTCAGacaaggaaaggaaagggaaggtATTAGCCACTAAGCCTTGCCTTTTCCAGAAACACACTTCTGCACTACAAATGCATAGAATCTTATATCAGACCTGCTGCAGAGCTCCCCATAACTGACAGCTCtctcaaattttatatatatataattatatatatatttgttttatgataatatctataatatataaattatatgtatatGAAAATAGCATTTTGCAATACTTCAAAGAGTTAACAGATGGCTTAAAATTTCAACCTCCCCCTGCCCCAAGGCAATCCTGACCCTTTTTATCTTTACCCCAATATTCAGGCTTCC contains:
- the Pgcka1 gene encoding PDCD10 and GCKIII kinases-associated protein 1 codes for the protein MGCRCCKMIQSYLFDPVPVASPGYINEVSSCKLDEDDPVKLKSNQSSEILVHKNVPASEGFKRTEGRGQRVGPQEPCWPHQEPLPQEDAGGGRWEEKPGSAVNGVGPTAALQPTRNPRSHQRDKGSRASPTDSVHPTQPFLEGGDTRTLDCVLPALEKTQVVQSGDFEVPSKVESFALEIQGHDLQIPTPDYPQLWGTAVHNVDHEEKDYLFKNPQEGEPLAGILPRVGEHGLNVPFPRRRSWDSLNEAVTTEVLSVYFKEQGPVTPVANSRIEQEETDGSGGNRDGEVVDEDAAVAEALAALEAATAGEDLDEAD